The Thermodesulfovibrio thiophilus DSM 17215 nucleotide sequence TCTTGATTTTACAGGTTCAGGCAGTGCATTGAATACATCATCAGCAAAAAGGAACTTATCTCCTGGTTTTATTTTAAAGTTGTAATCATTAAAATTAAAATCAATTTTATCTTTTGCCTTCCAGATTTTCATTTTTTTATTGGTTCTTTAAAATTGTATTGTTCATCTTCAAGAAGAATCTGAACTCCAATTTTTTTGTTTTTGTTTATCAAAAACGGAGATTTAAGATTTGCAGCAACACCATCATTATATTTTAGCAGAGCAACATAAACATCAAGTTCGTTTTCTGTCTCAGCGTCAAGTACTGATGCAATTTCATCACTGATTTCAAATCCATAGCTTGGAAAAAATTTAAATGGAGGTATAACAAGTATTGCTACGTCAGGGTCATCAACTGCAATAAGCCATTTAACCGGATCAAGACATTCACGGAGAATAAATCTTTCACCAGGAATTCCTGGAATTCCTGCTGGAAAATTTATTATTTTATTTTCATCAATTACCATCTCTCCAAAACGCTCTGATTTAAGCTTAATCATAAAGTTCACTCCTTTATAATGTCATCCAGTTTTATCTCTTTTGAAGATTTCAGTGCCTCAATATTACTTTCTCTGAGTTTTTCATAAAGCTCTCCTCTGAAAATCTGAATCCCCTTTGGAGCTTCAATTCCTATCTTAATCTGAGAGCCATCAATATCGATGATTTTTATTATAATATTATCGCCAATTCTTATGTATTGGCCTGATTTTCTTGTCAGAACAAGCATTATTAACTCAGAAAATCAAAAAGATTACTACGGAAGAAATCTGTAAATGTTACTCTTAATGCCTGTAAAACACTCATTCTCTGAGTAAGATCTGAGATTACCTGAACAGCATCAGCATCCTGATCATTTGAGAGAGACTGTTGAGTGTTTGTTTTAATATCAAGGTTGTAGTCAGTAATACTCTCAATTTTACTGAGTCTTGCTCCAATAATAGATTGTTGTTTATAAAGATTGTCTGATATTTTATCCATATAATCAACTGCCTTCTGAATTTTTCCCTGATCATTGTTTTCAAGAGCAACCTTAAGAAAATAAACTGCCCTCAGGTAGTTGCTTTCATTGAGGTAGTTGTTATTAAAGCTGTAGTAATTGGGATCTGTTGCGTCTGTGATATAATTGTAACCATTTATGTTATTTTCAACTGTCATAGTCGCAGACCCTGTTTCAGGGCTGTAAGATAAGAGATTTAGTCCTGTCCCAGCTGCATCTGTTGTGTTTATAGAGATTCTGATTTGATCCGACTTTCCAGCTGGCATACTATTAATTACTAGACGATAGTCTGGTACAGTGGATGTACCTGTGTTCACAACCCATGCTTTAACATAATCTCCTGCCTGAGAATTGATTGCATCTCTTACATCATTTAAAGAAGCAGGAGCACCAATTGTAACCTCTACCGGGTTATTGTCAGCAAATTTTATGGTGAGCGTCCCCCCATTTGTTGTAAATGGTGTTGTTGGATCTATTATAGCACCACCTGAAGGCCTGGACATCAACAATGCAGAAAGAGGATCAACATCATGAATACTACCTGTGTCTGTTTGATTATATGGCGTAAACACCTGCGTTGAAGCCCCTACATAAGTGAAAAATTTCGAAGCTGGTAAATTTACAGGTACGTCAAGAAAAGAGTTTATATCAAGATATTGAAGATTTGAATCAGACTCATAAACTCCTGTTGATGCGTTTACAGGAGGTGTATCGCCTTTATATCCGGCAAATATATATCTTCCTCCTATTTTTGTGTTTACTGTGTCAATACTGCGCTGAATTAATGTGTTGACATCATCTGCCAAAGCAAGTCTGCCTGTAGCTGAAAGTGTGTCTGTGGAACCCTGAACAGCATACTGTTTTGCCTGTATAACCATGTTTTTAAGGTCTTCAATAGCTGTTTCAATAGCAGAATTATAATTTTTTGCAGTATCAATAACTCTCTGATATTCATCAAGTGCGGCAATTTCTGACTTGTATTTAGTAATTCTTGAAATTGCAACTGGATCATCGCCCGGAGAAAGAACTCTCTTTCCTGTTGCAAGTTGTAGTTGATCTTTATACATTGCGTCAAGCTGTTTGTTAAGATTGGCCACAAATGTTTCATAAAAGAAATTTGTTGTAACTTTCATGTTAGCTCACCATATCAAATAATGTTTTTAGAATTTCATCTGCAACTTTTATTACCCTTGCAGATGCTTCATACATCTTCTGATACTTAACGAGATTTACAGCTTCTTCATCAAGGCTTACTCCTGAGATGTCCTGTCTTTTTTGATCTATCTGCTGGACAAGGGATTGTTGAAAACTCTTCTGAGTCTGCGCACTGGATGAGTAAACACCGATTTCAGAAACTATTGATCTATAAAAATCAACAGGATTGGAATTGCCAATTATTGAACTATTGAGTAAATTATAAATTTTTCTTGCATTGTCATTATCCATTACTCCACTTGTAGAGCCTGTTGGATTCTCTCCGGCTGCTGCAATTTTATTTATATCATTAATTGCAACTTCTGAATACATAGTAGGGTTTGATTTTATTTGATATGTAAAATTAAGATCTGCTGAAGGATTTTTCAAAGTTATTTCTATGTTATTGAAACTTAATTTGTAGTAAGTGTCAGTTCCTTCTGTCCATGAAGTCACAGTAGGAGATACTGATGTAGGAGGAGTTGTGGTTAAATCGTTGACAGTCCAATTTGTACCATCAAATTGAATTTGATATTTATCGTATGTGCTTGTATTTATATCTTTGAGGTTTATTGCCATATCTGAATATGAACCATTTGAAATTGTTAAATCATAAAGCGAATTGAAAAAATTATTCCCACTTGAACCATCAAGACCATAACCTGATCTATGTTGTTCATTAATTGCTTCTGTTAAGTCAAAAACAAACATATTAAGTTTATTCATATACTCTGGAATTACATTATCTCTTAAATCAATCCCGGCTTTTAGTTTCCCACCCTGGATTAAAGTTGTAACATCAACATTACTTGAACCCATTTGAAGACTGAACTTCATATTTTGAGTGTTGTTATCAAGTCCTACACTTAACTGGTAAGCTTTCCCTCCATCAACAAGAGGCATTCCACCTACTAAAATAGAGTATCTTCCGAAGTTGTCTTCAAAGTATGTAATTTTGACAATGTCGTTGAGTTGTTTAACAAGATTGTCTCTCTGATCTTTTGCATCGAGGGCACCAGGATTTGCCGCAATTTTTTCATTAAGCGCATTTATCTGATCAATATATTGATTGGCCTGATCAACAAGGTTCTGCGTATCTTTGTAGATTTCGTCTCTCTCTTCAATTAAAGATTGATAGGAAATCTTAATTCGTTTTGTAAGATAATCTGCTTTATCGAGGAGCAAATTCCGTTCAGTTGTTCCTGAAGGATTTTGGCTGAGTTCCTGCCAGGCATTAAAAAAGTCATTTATTAAATTGCCCATTGAATCATCAGAGGCTTCATTGAAAATATTTTCAAGCGTTAGCATCCCATTCTGAAAAACATTCCAGTATGTAAGATTGGAACTTTCAGTCTTGAGCTGCAGATCTATAAAGGAGTCATACATTCTCTGAATATCTATAATCTTTACTCCACTACCTGAAACTCCTGAAGTGCTTACTATCCCTGATGTAATATTTTGAAGTATAACATCTTGTCTTGTGTATCCATCAGTTGCTGCGTTCGCTATATTGTGAGAGGTCACTTCCAGTGCCTTTTGATAGGTTAATATTCCAGATTTTCCAATATCAAAAAGAGCTGTAAGCCCCATTCTATACCTCCTTGGAGAAGTTCTGTCTGGCAGTTATCCCGAAACTTTCAAGAAATTTCACTGCTGTTCCAATATGCACAATTGAGCGATCAATGAGTTGTTCGTTTATCTTCTGAATTTCAGCAATTGCACAAAGCAGAGTTTTCATATTCTTATACAGTTCTTGAAGCCGGGATATTTCATCAGACTCCTCATTATCAGCATTTTTTAAAATTTCAGAAAGACAGCTACCATTCAGTCCATGTTTTTTAAGAAGTTTCTCTCTTTCTTCCTCCCACAAAGACAGTTTCACAAGAGCCTGTTCCTTATCTCTGAGTATTCTTTCAAGCTCTGCAGATTTAAGTCCAACAATAGCGTCTCTCTCTTCTGAAACAATGCTGTACAGATTGCCAAGCAGAGCTTTTTCTTTTTCAAGAATGTTCACAAGCTCTTTATGCAAGCTTGTCAATTAGCGCCTCCTTTATTATTTTCCCTGCAACTTCGCTTCCTTTAACTTCATAAGTTCCTGAATTTATAGCATTTTTTAGCTCTTCAACTTTATCTGCTCTTATATCTGGAATATTGCTTGTTTCAACCATAAGTCTTGATATATTTTTTGCTGATTCAGAAACTGTAACCTGGTCTTTTGTTAGGACTTCTTCCCTTTTTTCAGATGTCTTTCCTTGAGATTTTTCAGGAGCTATCTGCGTATTTGGTATAATTCCATCTATTCTTACTGGTCCTCCTATCATTTTAAACACCTCCTTTTTGATAGTTTATATTTATGAAATCGACGATTTTTCTAAATTATTTATCATAGCCATTGGGTTTATAGGTTTCCCATTTTTGCGAACTTCAAAATGAAGATGAGGACCTGTGGTCCTTCCAGTTGAACCTGAAAGAGCAATTGTTTTATCAGGACTAACTGTATCTCCAGTTTTAACAAGATTCTTTGAGTTGTGAGCATAAACAGTCTGAAGTCCGTCATCATGCTCTATTATAATGCAGTTTCCATATCCCTTGCTGTACCCTGAATAAATAACTTTTCCAGACGAAACAGGCTTTATTTTTGTTTTTGTAGGAACAGCTATATCAACTCCATTATGATGTTTTACTTTCCCATCTATGGGATCTATTCTCAATCCAAATGATGACGTGATTTTTCCAGAAATAGGTAAAGAAGAAAACTTTGATGATAAATTTAAAGATAATTTTGAAGGTTTTTCAATTTTTTGTTCATTAGATTGAGAGGGATTTAGTTCAATTTTTTGATTCTTTGCTATGTTATTAAAAAAAGCCGGATTTTGTGTTAAAAATTTTCCAATTCCTAAATCTCTTTCAGCCATCATCTGTGCAACTTCAGGAATAACAGCAGTCATATAAGTGGAGGTTGTCTTTTCTTTAGCCAGAGACGTGCTTTCAAACATTACTTTTAAAAGTTCACTCAGAAAAAGTGTTTCTATCTTTTTTGATAGCTCTTTTATCTGAGGAGAAGTTTCCTGTTTTGCTGGCGACAGAGTTATTTGTGTCATAATGTCCTCCCTACATTATCACTAAATCAGCCTTAAGAGCCCCTGCTGTTTTAAGTGCCTGAAGTATGGATATTAAATCTTTTGGTGTAACTCCAAGAGTATTCAGTGCATTAACAAGCTCTCCAACTGTTGAGCCTTCTACCTCAACCAGAGAGGCTTTCTTTTCTTCAACTGTAACCTCTGTTCTTGGGACTATCTCTGTTCTTGCTCTTTCAGGAGCTAAAGGAGGCGGTTGAACTACCTCTGGTGTTTCTTTTATTGTAATTGTTAAACCTCCATGAGCTAGAGCTGTGGAAGCAATCTTGACATGAGAGCCGATAACAACAGTACCTGTTCTTTCATTAATTACAACACGAGCTGGTTGATCTGTGACTACGTCAATTTTTTCAACCTCAGTCATAAAATCAAGAACACTTCCTCTATATCTTGGTGGAACATTAACTGAAATTGTTGAAGAATCTATAGCTTTTGCAACACCTGATTGAAAAGTTTGATTTATTTTATCAGCTACTGTGGTGGCAGTAGTTATATCAGGAAATTGTAATAGAAGCTGAAGCTCATTTTTTGCATTCAGATTAACTGGAACAGTTTTTTCAACAATAGCTCCTTCAGGAATAGAACCAGCGTTTTGGTGATTTTTTATTGCCCGTGCACCACGACCTGCAACAATAAATCCACCAATTGAAATTGGACCCTGGGCTAATGCATATACTTCTCCATCTGGACCTGTAAGAGGAGTCATCAGAAGAGTTCCTCCCTGAAGACTTTTTGCATCACCAATTGATGAAACCTGAACATCTATCTTTGAACCTGGTTTTACATTGGTTGGCAATTTTGCTGTGACCATAACTGCAGCAACATTTTTAACTTTACCTTTTAAATCTCTGGCATTAAGTGTAATACCCATTCTCTTCATCATATTAACAATGGGCTGGTAAAAATATGTCCCATCTTTATCTCCTGTTCCATTTAAACCAACCACAAGTCCGAATCCAACAAGTTCGTTTTCTCGTACTCCTGCCCAGTTTGCAATATCCTTAATTCTCTCAGCAAAAGCTGAGGTTGTAAATAACAGTATGATCAGTATCGTGATTGTAAGATTTATTGGACTAAAAATAGATTTTATTATTTTATCAATCATTTTCAGCCTCCGTTTAAAAGGGCCATATTTTATCAAGTAATCTTACAAGCCATCCCTGTGATTGCTTATCTCCCAGAGTACCTTCACCAACAAGATATATTTGAGCATCAGCAACATACTGACTCAAAATTGTATTGCTCTGACTTATGTCATCAGGTCTTATAATGCCTCTGAGCACCAGTATTTCCTTTTCATTGTTAACTATAACCTCTTTACGTGATTCAATAACAAGATTTTTATTAGGTAAAACTTCTACTACTTTGGCAGTAATGGTTCCTGTAATCTTTCCTGCTCTTTCTGTGTCAGCATCTCCTTTAAAATCACTCAGTGCAGAACCTTTTATATTTGGAGAAAAAACATTTGTTCCTCTGTAAAGTCCGTTTATAAGCGGCCATGTCTGAATGTTAAAATCTGTATTCATACCAAGAAATGTATCAAGACCATAGTTTGTTGAAGAGTTCCTCGATGCATTTGTTGAGGCTGTTTTTTGAGCAGATGTGCTCTCATTTATTATGATTGTAACTAAATCATTTACCCTCCGAGCTTTATTGTCTTCGTAAAGAGAAGCACTATTTCTCCACAAAGAGCCTTCAGATGCGACTTGTTGAGGAGGTTCTGGATAATACTTTGGTGGCATTCCAGCATTTTTAATGTCTCTTACTTCTTTAAGCTCTGAACATGCTGACAGAAATATGATGAAGACAGGCAAAATTAATAATAATTTTTTCATAGCGATACCCTCACTTTATCTTTATCCACTAACTTCCCAACAATTTCCTTGCCAGTTTGAAGGCATCGGACTCGGGCATTGCTTCCAACTATTGCGTCAGATTTAAGAACACCTTCTGTCATTATTGTGACCTGTCCTTTATTTATTATTACATTAACCTTGCTACCTCTTTTAACAGGTATTCCAGGGTAAAGATGCTCCTCTTTAATAATTAATCCCTGAGCAAGAGTTCTTTTTAAAACTTTACCAATTATGAGCTCTTTATTGGTAATAGCTCCGAAAGGAATTCTACTTACAGGTTGCTTTATTCCTATAATATCGTCTTCATTAATTGTATCACCTCTTCTTAGAGGTTTTTGAGCAACGTAAATAACAGTCAAAATGTCATAATTTGCAATTGCTCTATACTGTCTTTTATTGCAGTTAAAGGTGAATTCAACGGAGCTTGGTCTTTTTATTTCCCTGATTTTTAAATCTTCTGGAAGACAGCTTTCTTGAGGTTGAAATGCAATAAATTTGATCTGGTCAACCCGAACTTCCTTGTTGATAGCTGACTTTTTTATCTCTCTGGCAAGCATGTTTGCCAATATAGAAGTATCGAAAGCAAGCGACGTAGAGATTGAAAGCAGTGATAATAAAATAGTGAAAATAAAAAGATTAAAATATTTCATGGCTACCTCTTAAGCGCTACTACGGTCTGTAACATCTCATCAGAGGTCTGCACTGCTTTAGAATTAATATCAAAAGCTCTCTGGGCAATTATCATATTTGCAAGTTCTTCAACAATGTTCACATTTGACATCTCTAAAAAACCCTGAACAATTGTTCCTCTTCCTTCTAATCCCGGAGTTCCTGTTGTAGGTGTTCCGGATGCATCTGTTTCAAGAAAAAGATTTTTACCAATTGCCTGTAATCCTGCAGGATTAATAAATCTTGCAAGCTCAATTCTTCCAATTTCCACTGGAGCAACAGTTCCAGGCTGAAGCACTGTAACAGTTCCGTCAGCACCAACTGTAAGTTTTGTTGCGTCCTCTGGAACAGTGATGCTTGGTTCAAGAGGATAACCGTCATTAGTTACAATCCTCCCATCTCTGTCGATTCTAAAGTTTCCTGCTCTTGTATATGCGATTGTTCCATCAGGCAGCGTTGTCTGAAAGAATCCATCTCCCTGAATAGCCCAATCAAGATCATTATTCGTGTTAACTAAATCACCAGGTGTAAAAAATTTTGCCACTGCAACAGGTTTCACACCGAGTCCAACCTGTATTCCTGTTGGATACTGAGTTCCATCATCAGATGGTGCACCTGGATTAATAACATTTTGATAGAGCAAGTCCTGAAACTCTGCTCTTCCTTTCTTGTAGCCAGTTGTGTTCACATTTGCAAGATTATGAGAAATAACATCAAGATTTAACTGCTGTGCATACATTCCTGTGGCTGCTGTAAAAAGTGACCTTAACATCTTTTGCCTCCTTTATATTCTTGCGATTTCACTTACAGCTCTCTGGGCAAGTTGATCAAAATTAGTAGTTAGCCTTTGACTTAAATCAAAATTTCTTATTGCCTGAATCATCTGAACCATTTCATTCATTGGATTTATATTTGAACTCTCTATCCAGCCCTGAAGAATTTGTCCGGTTGCCTGACCTGCTTCTTGTCCTTCATAAAGAGATTGTCCGATATGTTTTACATTATTTAACCTGACGAGCTTTAGTCTTGAAACAAGGTTGTTATCAACAAAAATACTTCCATCTTGACCTACTTCAATTCTGTCTTTATCAACTATTGGAAGTATTATTGGATTATTATTTTCATCAAGCACCCTTAATCCAGCATGTGTAATTAGATAGTTTTCTTTATCTTTTGTAAAGGAACCTTCTCTGGTATATATAATGCGATTGCCTTGCCTTACAGCAAAAAATCCCTCTCCCTGAATAGCAAAGTCAAAAAGATTGCGTGTTTGCTTTAATGAACCCTGAGACAGATCAATATACTGTCCACCAAAATATGTCTGAGCACGAGCATTATGATAAATAGCATTGAGCTCAGCGGGTTTTCCTGAGAGAAGAGGATAAAGCTTGCTTGAAAAACTCTGCCTTTTATAACCTGTAGTGTTGATGTTTGCAAGATTGTTTGCAACAGAGGAAAGTTCATTTTCCCTCATCATCATTCCAGTCATCGATATGTATATGCCTTTGTACATGCTATTTAAAAATAGCAATATTTATGCCATTAATTAATCATGATAATTTATTGAAAAATTTAAGAAATCATAAATATTAGAGCATTCTATTAATAGGAAAAATTTTCCTTGAAGGAATTTTTAAGCAAACACGTTATTATGAAAGATATATGCCAGATGTTTAGTTGTACTATTAAGTTATGAACTAAATTTATTAGTATTTGCAGGCTACGTTGCTTAATTAATTGAGACTACTGTGATATACTAAAGTTATTAAACATATTTTAATTTCTTGATTAATTATTGAATAAAAGCAGGAGGAATTGTGGTAAGAGTTAGATTTGCACCGAGTCCAACAGGACATCTACATATTGGAGGAGCAAGAACTGCTCTTTTTAACTGGCTTTTTGCAAGGCATAACAATGGAAACTTTATCTTGAGAATTGAAGATACAGACAGGTCTCGTTCAACAGAAGAGTATATTGAATCAATTATTGAGGCATTGAAATGGCTTGGTCTTGACTGGGATGAAGGACCATTCAGACAGACTGATAGGATGGAAATATATCAGAAGATAGCTTATAAGCTTCTTGAAGAAGGCAAAGCATATCGTTGTTACTGCAGTCCTCAGGAGCTTGAAGAAAGAAGGCAAAGGGCTTTAAAAGAAGGCAAAACTCCAAGATATGATCGTAGATGTCGAAGTCTAACAGAAGTTCTTGATAAACCATTTGCAATTCGGTTTAAAATGCCCTTTGAAGGAGAGACATATGTGGATGATCTTGTTAAAGGCAGGGTAATATTTAAAAATAGCGAGATTGAAGACCTTGTAATTCTAAGAAGTGATGGAACTCCCACATACAATTTCTGCGTTGTTGTTGATGACTTTGATATGAAAATTACTCATGTAATAAGAGGAGAGGATCACCTTAATAACACTCCAAAACAGATCCATATTTATCATGCGCTTGGCATGGAACTTCCTGCTTTTGCTCATATTCCAATGATTCTTGGTGCTGACAAATCACGTTTAAGTAAAAGGCATGGAGCAACGGCTGTTCTTTCTTACAGAGATGAGGGATACCTTCCAGAGGCTCTTGTTAATTATCTTGTTCGTCTGGGTTGGTCATATGGTGACCAGGAAATATTCACAAGAGAGGAATTGATTAAATATTTCAGCCTGGAAAATGTTGGAAAGGCAAACGCCGTTTTTAATCCTGAAAAACTGTTATGGTTAAACAGTGAGTATATCAAACTTACAGATGAAGCAATGCTTTTTGAAAAGGTCAAACCTTTTTTGATAAAAGAAGGGTATTTAAAGGAAAACGAATCAGTAGATATAAGCTGGGCATGTAAGGCCATAAAATCTCTCAAAGAAAGATGTAGAACCCTTCAAGAACTTGCGCATGCTATGAGATATTATCTTCTTGATTATGTTGATATTGATTTAAAGGCAAAAGCCAAGTATATAAACTCTGATTCAATTCCGATACTTAAGGAGGTTACAGAGAAACTTGCATCACTTGATGAATTCACTCAACCAAATATTGAAAAGATCTTCATGGACATGGTGAATAAGAAAAATTTAAAGCTTGGTCAAGTAGCTCAACCAGTGAGAGTTGTAATAACTGGAAGCACTGTAAGTCCGGGAATATACGAAGTTTTAGAAATTTTAGGTAAGGAAAAAGCGATTAAGAGGTTAAGGAGGGTTATAGATGTCTCTTGATAAAGAATTGCTTGAAATTATAGTTTGTCCAAAATGCAAGAATGATTTAATTTATGAACAGGAAAAAGAAAGGCTTGTCTGTATAAAATGCAATGTTTACTATCCAGTGAGAGAAGATATTCCTATTCTTTTAATTGATGAGGCTAAGCCACTTGGTAGAGAATATTTAGTTCAATAGTGGTAGCTTTTTCCATGAATAATTGTCATTGCTCTGTAAATCTGCTCAAGCAATATGAGTCTTGTCAGCTCGTGAGTAAATGTTAATGGTGAAAGGGAAACTATTAATTCTGATGCATTAGAAACTTCATCATTTACTCCATAAGTTCCACCAATAACAAATTGATGAAATGATTTATTTTTTATTAATTTTGCAAACTCTATAGAATTAAATAATTGACCGGATTCATGAAGAAGAATAAATTCATTTTTTACTCTATTTAGTATGGTTTTCGATTCTTCCTGTATGACCTTTTGTCTTTCTCCATGTGCTTCTTTAAGTTCGATGATATCAATTTTCGCATAGGCATATAGTAGCTTAAAATAGTGTTCTATACCTTCTTTAATAAACCTGATTTTTGTTTTACCTGGATAGAGAATTTTTATTCTATACAAATTAATCCTGCCTGATAAGTTTCAGAAGTTCTTCAAATGAGACT carries:
- a CDS encoding Trm112 family protein, producing the protein MSLDKELLEIIVCPKCKNDLIYEQEKERLVCIKCNVYYPVREDIPILLIDEAKPLGREYLVQ
- the gltX gene encoding glutamate--tRNA ligase, translating into MVRVRFAPSPTGHLHIGGARTALFNWLFARHNNGNFILRIEDTDRSRSTEEYIESIIEALKWLGLDWDEGPFRQTDRMEIYQKIAYKLLEEGKAYRCYCSPQELEERRQRALKEGKTPRYDRRCRSLTEVLDKPFAIRFKMPFEGETYVDDLVKGRVIFKNSEIEDLVILRSDGTPTYNFCVVVDDFDMKITHVIRGEDHLNNTPKQIHIYHALGMELPAFAHIPMILGADKSRLSKRHGATAVLSYRDEGYLPEALVNYLVRLGWSYGDQEIFTREELIKYFSLENVGKANAVFNPEKLLWLNSEYIKLTDEAMLFEKVKPFLIKEGYLKENESVDISWACKAIKSLKERCRTLQELAHAMRYYLLDYVDIDLKAKAKYINSDSIPILKEVTEKLASLDEFTQPNIEKIFMDMVNKKNLKLGQVAQPVRVVITGSTVSPGIYEVLEILGKEKAIKRLRRVIDVS
- a CDS encoding 23S rRNA (pseudouridine(1915)-N(3))-methyltransferase RlmH — encoded protein: MYRIKILYPGKTKIRFIKEGIEHYFKLLYAYAKIDIIELKEAHGERQKVIQEESKTILNRVKNEFILLHESGQLFNSIEFAKLIKNKSFHQFVIGGTYGVNDEVSNASELIVSLSPLTFTHELTRLILLEQIYRAMTIIHGKSYHY